In a single window of the Hippocampus zosterae strain Florida chromosome 6, ASM2543408v3, whole genome shotgun sequence genome:
- the sncaip gene encoding synphilin-1 isoform X3 yields MEVPEYLDLDEIDFSDDAAYSVSSLKNIPELSRRNDAQAEERAAPPINWSRGVASHAGMLGIKPAGATEAHSKFRPVKRVSPLKHHPETREEPPGWDAKVQERGAGEARPAAKDHGLPSNAAGGKMVDAAGPGLAGANQGGHQGVLGELEHYDLDMDEILDVPFIKSSGQQMSTLPRALDKRPAGNAGDAGAATLERRQRQNRKEDDGGMNAPAQMCVPSPLKWSDLRKSKSLDPEPPQHLPRSQSSGGFQHPLHHPHLHPHHQEAALSSSSSLLSGSSSLSSFPDGDKLLSARVYPEAQSHNQDQRSGPEPPAGGASAVLFPLLAKQDAGKPWSPAGGGGGGGRVGAGAAAEVDEEVKKQHNIINIVREGQISLLPHLAADNLSLIRDEAANNLLHVSASQGHAECLQHLTSLMGEDGLNERNRMQLTPAGLAVKNGHLECVRWMVSETEAIAELSCTRDHPSLIHYAARYGQEKVLLWLLQFMQEQAISLDEADHNGNTGVHVAAQYGHLTCVQTLVEYGSNVTVLNQQGERPSQLAERQGHSPCARYLVVVETCMSLASQVVKLTKQLTEQAAEKATLQKQLLKLDTSGHPSGMEAWPEMTLSAEGTSADGDWLVRQEAGPRKDACDVSAAAAGGSGREGARRSAALASTEKREQKLARLKQMMQRSLSESDSDAPPKPDRPTHLPVNGEEPASKHLHLVMTKHLPAADRKPICKPVNGVAFGPCEGADDADAAGPPKVAATSPKSALKSPSSRRKTAHSLKLRVTFNEQLHQEAEPSRVPPTTKEATPTGSSEAKRPFGALRSIMETLSGNTNNNNNNNNAHNTSHNQHKNKNKSTNV; encoded by the exons ATGGAGGTTCCTGAATATTTGGACTTGGACGAGATCGACTTCTCGGACGACGCCGCG TATTCCGTCTCATCTCTGAAGAACATTCCGGAATTGTCCAGACGGAACGACGCTCAGGCGGAGGAGAGAGCCG CGCCGCCCATCAACTGGAGTCGCGGCGTGGCGTCCCACGCGGGAATGCTGGGAATCAAACCCGCGGGTGCGACCGAGGCGCACAGTAAGTTCCGTCCCGTGAAGCGGGTTTCTCCTCTCAAGCATCACCCCGAGACCAGAGAGGAGCCTCCGGGCTGGGACGCCAAGGTCCAAGAGCGAGGAGCGGGGGAGGCCAGGCCGGCCGCTAAGGACCACGGACTGCCTTCTAATGCGGCGGGAGGCAAAATGGTGGACGCTGCTGGCCCGGGTTTGG CAGGTGCGAACCAGGGGGGCCACCAGGGTGTCCTGGGGGAGCTGGAGCACTACGACTTGGACATGGACGAGATCCTGGATGTGCCGTTCATCAAGTCGTCCGGCCAGCAGATGTCGACGCTGCCGAGGGCGCTGGACAAACGGCCGGCGGGCAACGCGGGCGACGCGGGCGCGGCCACGCTGGAGAGACGACAAAGGCAAAACAGGAAGGAGGATGACGGCGGCATGAACGCGCCGGCGCAG ATGTGCGTCCCGTCCCCCTTGAAGTGGTCGGACCTGAGGAAGTCCAAGTCCCTGGATCCGGAGCCGCCGCAGCACCTTCCTCGCTCTCAGTCCTCCGGAGGCTTCCAGCATCcccttcatcatcctcatcttcatcctcacCATCAGGAGGCGgcgctctcctcttcctcctcgctgCTCAGCGGCTCCTCGTCACTCTCTTCCTTCCCCGACGGAG ACAAGCTGCTGTCGGCCAGGGTGTATCCCGAAGCGCAGAGTCACAACCAGGACCAGAGGTCGGGCCCGGAGCCTCCAGCAGGGGGCGCCAGCGCCGTATTGTTTCCACTGCTGGCCAAGCAGGACGCCGGCAAGCCGTGGAGCcccgcaggaggaggaggaggaggaggaagggttggggcgggggcggcggcggaggtggacgaggaagtcaagaAGCagcacaacatcatcaacatcgTCAGGGAAGGTCAAATCTCGCTTCTG CCTCACCTGGCCGCCGACAACCTTTCGCTGATCCGCGACGAGGCGGCCAACAACCTCCTGCACGTGTCGGCGTCGCAGGGCCACGCCGAGTGTCTCCAGCATCTCACGTCCCTGATGGGGGAGGACGGGCTGAACGAGCGCAACCGCATGCAGCTCACGCCCGCCGGCCTCGCCGTCAAG AACGGCCACCTGGAGTGCGTGCGTTGGATGGTGAGCGAGACGGAGGCCATCGCCGAGCTGAGCTGCACCAGGGACCACCCCAGCTTGATCCACTACGCCGCTCGCTACGGACAG GAGAAGGTGTTGCTGTGGCTGCTGCAGTTTATGCAGGAGCAGGCCATCTCGCTGGATGAGGCCGACCACAACGGCAACACGGGCGTGCACGTGGCGGCGCAGTACGGCCATCTCACCTGCGTTCAG ACGCTGGTGGAGTACGGCTCCAACGTGACGGTGTTGAACCAGCAGGGCGAGCGACCTTCGCAGCTGGCCGAGCGTCAAGGTCACAGCCCGTGCGCTCGCTACCTGGTCGTCGTGGAAACGTGCATGTCCTTAGCGTCGCAGGTGGTCAAGCTGACCAAGCAGCTCACGGA acAAGCAGCTGAGAAGGCAACACTACAGAAACAACTACTCAAACTTGACACCAG CGGTCATCCGTCCGGCATGGAGGCGTGGCCCGAGATGACGCTGAGTGCGGAGGGGACGTCCGCGGATGGCGATTGGCTGGTGCGTCAGGAGGCGGGGCCGCGGAAAGACGCCTGCGATgtctcggcggcggcggcggggggttcGGGCCGGGAGGGCGCCCGTCGAAGCGCCGCCCTGGCGTCGACGGAGAAGCGGGAGCAGAAGCTGGCTCGTTTGAAGCAGATGATGCAACGCTCGCTGAGCGAATCGGATTCCGACGCCCCTCCCAAACCCGATAGGCCCACGCACCTGCCCGTCAACGGCGAGGAGCCCGCCTCCAAGCACCTCCACCTGGTCATGACGAAGCACCTCCCCGCGGCCGACAGGAAGCCCATATGCAAGCCGGTCAACGGCGTGGCCTTCGGCCCCTGCGAGGGGGCCGACGACGCGGATGCCGCCGGCCCCCCCAAGGTCGCGGCCACCAGCCCCAAGAGCGCCCTGAAGTCTCCGTCGTCGCGCAGGAAAACGGCGCACAGCCTCAAGCTCAGGGTCACTTTCAATGAGCAGCTGCACCAGGAGGCGGAGCCTAGCAGGGTACCGCCCACCACCAAGGAGGCCACGCCTACGGGAAGCTCggaggccaagaggcctttcgGGGCGCTCAGGTCCATCATGGAGACGCTCAGtggaaacacaaacaacaacaacaacaacaacaacgcgcACAACACGTCACACAACCAgcacaagaacaagaacaaaagcACCAATGTGTGA
- the sncaip gene encoding synphilin-1 isoform X2: MEVPEYLDLDEIDFSDDAAYSVSSLKNIPELSRRNDAQAEERAAPPINWSRGVASHAGMLGIKPAGATEAHSKFRPVKRVSPLKHHPETREEPPGWDAKVQERGAGEARPAAKDHGLPSNAAGGKMVDAAGPGLGANQGGHQGVLGELEHYDLDMDEILDVPFIKSSGQQMSTLPRALDKRPAGNAGDAGAATLERRQRQNRKEDDGGMNAPAQVDTRMCVPSPLKWSDLRKSKSLDPEPPQHLPRSQSSGGFQHPLHHPHLHPHHQEAALSSSSSLLSGSSSLSSFPDGDKLLSARVYPEAQSHNQDQRSGPEPPAGGASAVLFPLLAKQDAGKPWSPAGGGGGGGRVGAGAAAEVDEEVKKQHNIINIVREGQISLLPHLAADNLSLIRDEAANNLLHVSASQGHAECLQHLTSLMGEDGLNERNRMQLTPAGLAVKNGHLECVRWMVSETEAIAELSCTRDHPSLIHYAARYGQEKVLLWLLQFMQEQAISLDEADHNGNTGVHVAAQYGHLTCVQTLVEYGSNVTVLNQQGERPSQLAERQGHSPCARYLVVVETCMSLASQVVKLTKQLTEQAAEKATLQKQLLKLDTSGHPSGMEAWPEMTLSAEGTSADGDWLVRQEAGPRKDACDVSAAAAGGSGREGARRSAALASTEKREQKLARLKQMMQRSLSESDSDAPPKPDRPTHLPVNGEEPASKHLHLVMTKHLPAADRKPICKPVNGVAFGPCEGADDADAAGPPKVAATSPKSALKSPSSRRKTAHSLKLRVTFNEQLHQEAEPSRVPPTTKEATPTGSSEAKRPFGALRSIMETLSGNTNNNNNNNNAHNTSHNQHKNKNKSTNV; encoded by the exons ATGGAGGTTCCTGAATATTTGGACTTGGACGAGATCGACTTCTCGGACGACGCCGCG TATTCCGTCTCATCTCTGAAGAACATTCCGGAATTGTCCAGACGGAACGACGCTCAGGCGGAGGAGAGAGCCG CGCCGCCCATCAACTGGAGTCGCGGCGTGGCGTCCCACGCGGGAATGCTGGGAATCAAACCCGCGGGTGCGACCGAGGCGCACAGTAAGTTCCGTCCCGTGAAGCGGGTTTCTCCTCTCAAGCATCACCCCGAGACCAGAGAGGAGCCTCCGGGCTGGGACGCCAAGGTCCAAGAGCGAGGAGCGGGGGAGGCCAGGCCGGCCGCTAAGGACCACGGACTGCCTTCTAATGCGGCGGGAGGCAAAATGGTGGACGCTGCTGGCCCGGGTTTGG GTGCGAACCAGGGGGGCCACCAGGGTGTCCTGGGGGAGCTGGAGCACTACGACTTGGACATGGACGAGATCCTGGATGTGCCGTTCATCAAGTCGTCCGGCCAGCAGATGTCGACGCTGCCGAGGGCGCTGGACAAACGGCCGGCGGGCAACGCGGGCGACGCGGGCGCGGCCACGCTGGAGAGACGACAAAGGCAAAACAGGAAGGAGGATGACGGCGGCATGAACGCGCCGGCGCAGGTGGACACACGC ATGTGCGTCCCGTCCCCCTTGAAGTGGTCGGACCTGAGGAAGTCCAAGTCCCTGGATCCGGAGCCGCCGCAGCACCTTCCTCGCTCTCAGTCCTCCGGAGGCTTCCAGCATCcccttcatcatcctcatcttcatcctcacCATCAGGAGGCGgcgctctcctcttcctcctcgctgCTCAGCGGCTCCTCGTCACTCTCTTCCTTCCCCGACGGAG ACAAGCTGCTGTCGGCCAGGGTGTATCCCGAAGCGCAGAGTCACAACCAGGACCAGAGGTCGGGCCCGGAGCCTCCAGCAGGGGGCGCCAGCGCCGTATTGTTTCCACTGCTGGCCAAGCAGGACGCCGGCAAGCCGTGGAGCcccgcaggaggaggaggaggaggaggaagggttggggcgggggcggcggcggaggtggacgaggaagtcaagaAGCagcacaacatcatcaacatcgTCAGGGAAGGTCAAATCTCGCTTCTG CCTCACCTGGCCGCCGACAACCTTTCGCTGATCCGCGACGAGGCGGCCAACAACCTCCTGCACGTGTCGGCGTCGCAGGGCCACGCCGAGTGTCTCCAGCATCTCACGTCCCTGATGGGGGAGGACGGGCTGAACGAGCGCAACCGCATGCAGCTCACGCCCGCCGGCCTCGCCGTCAAG AACGGCCACCTGGAGTGCGTGCGTTGGATGGTGAGCGAGACGGAGGCCATCGCCGAGCTGAGCTGCACCAGGGACCACCCCAGCTTGATCCACTACGCCGCTCGCTACGGACAG GAGAAGGTGTTGCTGTGGCTGCTGCAGTTTATGCAGGAGCAGGCCATCTCGCTGGATGAGGCCGACCACAACGGCAACACGGGCGTGCACGTGGCGGCGCAGTACGGCCATCTCACCTGCGTTCAG ACGCTGGTGGAGTACGGCTCCAACGTGACGGTGTTGAACCAGCAGGGCGAGCGACCTTCGCAGCTGGCCGAGCGTCAAGGTCACAGCCCGTGCGCTCGCTACCTGGTCGTCGTGGAAACGTGCATGTCCTTAGCGTCGCAGGTGGTCAAGCTGACCAAGCAGCTCACGGA acAAGCAGCTGAGAAGGCAACACTACAGAAACAACTACTCAAACTTGACACCAG CGGTCATCCGTCCGGCATGGAGGCGTGGCCCGAGATGACGCTGAGTGCGGAGGGGACGTCCGCGGATGGCGATTGGCTGGTGCGTCAGGAGGCGGGGCCGCGGAAAGACGCCTGCGATgtctcggcggcggcggcggggggttcGGGCCGGGAGGGCGCCCGTCGAAGCGCCGCCCTGGCGTCGACGGAGAAGCGGGAGCAGAAGCTGGCTCGTTTGAAGCAGATGATGCAACGCTCGCTGAGCGAATCGGATTCCGACGCCCCTCCCAAACCCGATAGGCCCACGCACCTGCCCGTCAACGGCGAGGAGCCCGCCTCCAAGCACCTCCACCTGGTCATGACGAAGCACCTCCCCGCGGCCGACAGGAAGCCCATATGCAAGCCGGTCAACGGCGTGGCCTTCGGCCCCTGCGAGGGGGCCGACGACGCGGATGCCGCCGGCCCCCCCAAGGTCGCGGCCACCAGCCCCAAGAGCGCCCTGAAGTCTCCGTCGTCGCGCAGGAAAACGGCGCACAGCCTCAAGCTCAGGGTCACTTTCAATGAGCAGCTGCACCAGGAGGCGGAGCCTAGCAGGGTACCGCCCACCACCAAGGAGGCCACGCCTACGGGAAGCTCggaggccaagaggcctttcgGGGCGCTCAGGTCCATCATGGAGACGCTCAGtggaaacacaaacaacaacaacaacaacaacaacgcgcACAACACGTCACACAACCAgcacaagaacaagaacaaaagcACCAATGTGTGA
- the sncaip gene encoding synphilin-1 isoform X1, translated as MEVPEYLDLDEIDFSDDAAYSVSSLKNIPELSRRNDAQAEERAAPPINWSRGVASHAGMLGIKPAGATEAHSKFRPVKRVSPLKHHPETREEPPGWDAKVQERGAGEARPAAKDHGLPSNAAGGKMVDAAGPGLAGANQGGHQGVLGELEHYDLDMDEILDVPFIKSSGQQMSTLPRALDKRPAGNAGDAGAATLERRQRQNRKEDDGGMNAPAQVDTRMCVPSPLKWSDLRKSKSLDPEPPQHLPRSQSSGGFQHPLHHPHLHPHHQEAALSSSSSLLSGSSSLSSFPDGDKLLSARVYPEAQSHNQDQRSGPEPPAGGASAVLFPLLAKQDAGKPWSPAGGGGGGGRVGAGAAAEVDEEVKKQHNIINIVREGQISLLPHLAADNLSLIRDEAANNLLHVSASQGHAECLQHLTSLMGEDGLNERNRMQLTPAGLAVKNGHLECVRWMVSETEAIAELSCTRDHPSLIHYAARYGQEKVLLWLLQFMQEQAISLDEADHNGNTGVHVAAQYGHLTCVQTLVEYGSNVTVLNQQGERPSQLAERQGHSPCARYLVVVETCMSLASQVVKLTKQLTEQAAEKATLQKQLLKLDTSGHPSGMEAWPEMTLSAEGTSADGDWLVRQEAGPRKDACDVSAAAAGGSGREGARRSAALASTEKREQKLARLKQMMQRSLSESDSDAPPKPDRPTHLPVNGEEPASKHLHLVMTKHLPAADRKPICKPVNGVAFGPCEGADDADAAGPPKVAATSPKSALKSPSSRRKTAHSLKLRVTFNEQLHQEAEPSRVPPTTKEATPTGSSEAKRPFGALRSIMETLSGNTNNNNNNNNAHNTSHNQHKNKNKSTNV; from the exons ATGGAGGTTCCTGAATATTTGGACTTGGACGAGATCGACTTCTCGGACGACGCCGCG TATTCCGTCTCATCTCTGAAGAACATTCCGGAATTGTCCAGACGGAACGACGCTCAGGCGGAGGAGAGAGCCG CGCCGCCCATCAACTGGAGTCGCGGCGTGGCGTCCCACGCGGGAATGCTGGGAATCAAACCCGCGGGTGCGACCGAGGCGCACAGTAAGTTCCGTCCCGTGAAGCGGGTTTCTCCTCTCAAGCATCACCCCGAGACCAGAGAGGAGCCTCCGGGCTGGGACGCCAAGGTCCAAGAGCGAGGAGCGGGGGAGGCCAGGCCGGCCGCTAAGGACCACGGACTGCCTTCTAATGCGGCGGGAGGCAAAATGGTGGACGCTGCTGGCCCGGGTTTGG CAGGTGCGAACCAGGGGGGCCACCAGGGTGTCCTGGGGGAGCTGGAGCACTACGACTTGGACATGGACGAGATCCTGGATGTGCCGTTCATCAAGTCGTCCGGCCAGCAGATGTCGACGCTGCCGAGGGCGCTGGACAAACGGCCGGCGGGCAACGCGGGCGACGCGGGCGCGGCCACGCTGGAGAGACGACAAAGGCAAAACAGGAAGGAGGATGACGGCGGCATGAACGCGCCGGCGCAGGTGGACACACGC ATGTGCGTCCCGTCCCCCTTGAAGTGGTCGGACCTGAGGAAGTCCAAGTCCCTGGATCCGGAGCCGCCGCAGCACCTTCCTCGCTCTCAGTCCTCCGGAGGCTTCCAGCATCcccttcatcatcctcatcttcatcctcacCATCAGGAGGCGgcgctctcctcttcctcctcgctgCTCAGCGGCTCCTCGTCACTCTCTTCCTTCCCCGACGGAG ACAAGCTGCTGTCGGCCAGGGTGTATCCCGAAGCGCAGAGTCACAACCAGGACCAGAGGTCGGGCCCGGAGCCTCCAGCAGGGGGCGCCAGCGCCGTATTGTTTCCACTGCTGGCCAAGCAGGACGCCGGCAAGCCGTGGAGCcccgcaggaggaggaggaggaggaggaagggttggggcgggggcggcggcggaggtggacgaggaagtcaagaAGCagcacaacatcatcaacatcgTCAGGGAAGGTCAAATCTCGCTTCTG CCTCACCTGGCCGCCGACAACCTTTCGCTGATCCGCGACGAGGCGGCCAACAACCTCCTGCACGTGTCGGCGTCGCAGGGCCACGCCGAGTGTCTCCAGCATCTCACGTCCCTGATGGGGGAGGACGGGCTGAACGAGCGCAACCGCATGCAGCTCACGCCCGCCGGCCTCGCCGTCAAG AACGGCCACCTGGAGTGCGTGCGTTGGATGGTGAGCGAGACGGAGGCCATCGCCGAGCTGAGCTGCACCAGGGACCACCCCAGCTTGATCCACTACGCCGCTCGCTACGGACAG GAGAAGGTGTTGCTGTGGCTGCTGCAGTTTATGCAGGAGCAGGCCATCTCGCTGGATGAGGCCGACCACAACGGCAACACGGGCGTGCACGTGGCGGCGCAGTACGGCCATCTCACCTGCGTTCAG ACGCTGGTGGAGTACGGCTCCAACGTGACGGTGTTGAACCAGCAGGGCGAGCGACCTTCGCAGCTGGCCGAGCGTCAAGGTCACAGCCCGTGCGCTCGCTACCTGGTCGTCGTGGAAACGTGCATGTCCTTAGCGTCGCAGGTGGTCAAGCTGACCAAGCAGCTCACGGA acAAGCAGCTGAGAAGGCAACACTACAGAAACAACTACTCAAACTTGACACCAG CGGTCATCCGTCCGGCATGGAGGCGTGGCCCGAGATGACGCTGAGTGCGGAGGGGACGTCCGCGGATGGCGATTGGCTGGTGCGTCAGGAGGCGGGGCCGCGGAAAGACGCCTGCGATgtctcggcggcggcggcggggggttcGGGCCGGGAGGGCGCCCGTCGAAGCGCCGCCCTGGCGTCGACGGAGAAGCGGGAGCAGAAGCTGGCTCGTTTGAAGCAGATGATGCAACGCTCGCTGAGCGAATCGGATTCCGACGCCCCTCCCAAACCCGATAGGCCCACGCACCTGCCCGTCAACGGCGAGGAGCCCGCCTCCAAGCACCTCCACCTGGTCATGACGAAGCACCTCCCCGCGGCCGACAGGAAGCCCATATGCAAGCCGGTCAACGGCGTGGCCTTCGGCCCCTGCGAGGGGGCCGACGACGCGGATGCCGCCGGCCCCCCCAAGGTCGCGGCCACCAGCCCCAAGAGCGCCCTGAAGTCTCCGTCGTCGCGCAGGAAAACGGCGCACAGCCTCAAGCTCAGGGTCACTTTCAATGAGCAGCTGCACCAGGAGGCGGAGCCTAGCAGGGTACCGCCCACCACCAAGGAGGCCACGCCTACGGGAAGCTCggaggccaagaggcctttcgGGGCGCTCAGGTCCATCATGGAGACGCTCAGtggaaacacaaacaacaacaacaacaacaacaacgcgcACAACACGTCACACAACCAgcacaagaacaagaacaaaagcACCAATGTGTGA
- the LOC127602716 gene encoding protein-lysine 6-oxidase-like codes for MPTAPQEEETKEKMKYLPVGVYVFFCCSLLTGSGSGARQKQRVAQAAAGGLTRGLTWRHNGRVFSILSRGSRLQPPARSRSASGSAAPPLAGANETSAAVPVEPRMPAANAGAQLRAKTRQRPPPRAERRPDSGEERMAGDDPYNPYKASNYYPYYNYYNSYYRPRAWTRHWHGYGTRYHQNGLPDLVPDAYHIQVGSYVHRVPMYSLRCAAEENCLASSARSAGDYDVRVLLRFPQRVKNQGTADFLPSKAPYSWEWHSCHNHFHSMDDFSQYELLDAETNQAVAEGHKVSFCLEDTSCEAGYYRRYACTSHAQGLSPGCYDTYNADIDCQWIDITDVAPGKYKLQVTVNPKQKIQESNFANNVVHCDVHFTGNAAHMSACKTTA; via the exons ATGCCTACTGCGCCACAAGAGGAGGAAACCAAGGAGAAGATGAAGTACCTTCCCGTAGGCGTCTATGTGTTCTTCTGCTGTTCTCTACTGACAGGAAGTGGAAGCGGCGCTCGGCAGAAGCAGCGTGTGGCgcaggcggcggcgggggggctgACAAGGGGCTTGACTTGGCGCCACAACGGCCGCGTCTTCAGCATCCTGAGTCGGGGGTCCCGCTTGCAGCCTCCGGCCCGGAGCAGGAGCGCGTCCGGTAGCGCCGCGCCGCCGCTTGCCGGAGCTAACGAGACCTCTGCCGCCGTCCCGGTTGAACCGCGAATGCCGGCGGCGAATGCCGGCGCACAGTTACGAGCGAAAACCCGTCAGCGACCTCCACCGAGGGCGGAACGGAGACCAGATTCTGGAGAGGAAAGAATGGCCGGCGATGACCCATACAACCCGTACAAGGCATCCAACTACTACCCGTACTACAACTACTACAACTCCTATTACAGACCCAGGGCATGGACCCGACACTGGCACGGCTACGGAACCAGGTATCACCAGAACG GTCTTCCCGATCTGGTTCCCGATGCGTACCACATCCAAGTGGGCTCGTACGTCCACAGAGTTCCCATGTACAGTTTACGCTGTGCGGCCGAGGAGAACTGCCTCGCCTC TTCCGCGAGGTCCGCCGGAGATTACGACGTCAGAGTTCTGCTGAGGTTCCCTCAACGTGTGAAGAACCAGGGAACCGCCGACTTCCTGCCCAGCAAAGCTCCGTACTCCTGGGAGTGGCACAGCTGTCACAA TCACTTTCACAGCATGGACGATTTCAGTCAGTACGAGCTGCTGGACGCCGAGACCAACCAGGCGGTGGCGGAAGGCCACAAGGTCAGCTTCTGTCTGGAGGACACGTCCTGCGAGGCGGGCTACTACCGCAGATACGCCTGCACCTCCCACGCGCAG GGTTTGAGTCCGGGCTGCTACGACACGTACAACGCCGACATCGACTGTCAATGGATCGACATCACCGACGTGGCCCCGGGGAAATACAAACTTCAG GTGACCGTCAATCCCAAACAGAAAATTCAGGAATCGAACTTCGCCAACAACGTGGTCCACTGTGATGTCCACTTCACGGGAAACGCCGCCCACATGTCGGCATGCAAGACCACAGCGTGA
- the rnf214 gene encoding RING finger protein 214: MDANMETIEESASFENETAQGIVELEKSVQTDAVASDGVAMTDAGVNVAADWEEQLALMLECGDGLAEDYSNMVKEWQRDDAERQKTTAQLQKKKAETTRQHQLLLEKLDTLRVKLQLNNSKSTRKNYLSMKDDRDKLSRDLQESAAKLSALTREQEEEQRRWQEELDDLKEEMEKIRREAKDAESRALRDQVAAVEAQRDVAMERIQAWLAEVSEYVSSLRPLHHQEKASWASKEAAVRNNQAELEKRFQEVLARLQEGRELESLPRINVPALPRIPTAELNFRQMMMSQNLGPPPQRAPQYYMPPQPHLRYYAPPPTPPAYQVVPSTPAATSSGLLDKVLDKLGARFPQCTRTQLTHLLQQVKSARGTLAGISVEQVGDQVALALARGDAQRPPPAQAAEPRKLCLMCQKAVDPESRHPFTCAHTIHRDCICRWIQSSGNNSCPFCPAR, from the exons ATGGATGCTAACATGGAAACGATCGAAGAGTCTGCGTCGTTTGAAAACGAAACCGCGCAAG GCATCGTCGAGCTTGAAAAATCAGTACAGACGGATGCCGTGGCATCGGATGGCGTCGCAATGACCGACGCCGGCGTCAACGTGGCAGCGGACTGGGAGGAGCAGCTGGCGCTCATGTTGGAGTGCGGTGACGGGCTAGCAGAGGATTACAGCAACATGGTCAAGGAGTGGCAGCGTGACGATGCCGAGCGACAAAAGACGACGGCACAGCTGCAAAAAAAGAAGGCAGAGACCACCCGGCAGCATCAG CTTCTGCTGGAGAAGCTGGACACGCTGCGAGTGAAGCTGCAGCTCAACAACTCCAAAAGCACGCGCAAGAACTACCTGTCCATGAAGGACGACAGGGACAA GCTTTCCAGGGATCTGCAGGAGAGCGCCGCCAAGCTATCCGCGCTAACgcgggagcaggaggaggagcagcgaCGCTGGCAGGAGGAGCTGGACGACCTGAAGGAGGAGATGGAGAAAATAAGGCGGGAAGCCAAAGACGCCGAGAGCCGCGCCTTACGAGACCAGGTCGCCGCCGTGGAGGCACAGCGAGACGTCGCCATGGAGCGCATACAGGCCTGGCTCGCAGAG GTGTCCGAGTACGTGTCGTCACTGCGACCGCTCCATCACCAGGAGAAGGCGAGCTGGGCGAGCAAAGAGGCGGCGGTGCGAAACAACCAGGCAGAGTTGGAGAAGCGATTCCAGGAGGTTCTGGCACGTTTGCAGGAAGGGCGCGAGTTGGAGTCCCTCCCGCGCATCAATGTTCCGGCACTGCCGCGCATACCCACG GCCGAGCTGAATTTCAGACAGATGATGATGTCCCAAAATCTTGGGCCGCCACCCCAGCGAGCGCCTCAGTACTACATGCCCCCTCAGCCCCACCTGCGTTACTATGCTCCGCCCCCAACACCACCCGCATACCAGGTCGTTCCATCGACGCCGGCCGCCACCTCTTCGGGCCTCCTGGACAAGGTCCTCGACAAGCTGGGGGCGCGTTTCCCACAATGCACCAGGACGCAGCTGACGCATCTGCTGCAGCAGGTGAAGAGCGCCCGCGGGACCCTGGCGGGCATTTCGGTGGAGCAGGTGGGCGATCAGGTGGCCCTGGCGCTGGCGCGGGGCGACGCGCAGAGGCCGCCGCCCGCCCAAGCCGCGGAGCCCCGCAAGTTGTGCCTGATGTGCCAGAAGGCCGTGGACCCCGAAAGCCGCCATCCGTTCACTTGCGCCCACACCATTCACAGGGACTGCATCTGCAGATGGATCCAGTCTAGCGGGAACAACTCGTGCCCCTTCTGTCCCGCTAGGTGA